One genomic window of Etheostoma spectabile isolate EspeVRDwgs_2016 chromosome 7, UIUC_Espe_1.0, whole genome shotgun sequence includes the following:
- the LOC116693159 gene encoding sodium- and chloride-dependent taurine transporter isoform X1, with protein sequence MKEIMAQKEKFQCLKDFHKDTLKPSPGKSPGTRPEDEAEGKAPQREKWASKLDFVLSVAGGFVGLGNVWRFPYLCYKNGGGAFLIPYFIFLFGGGLPVFFLEVALGQYTSEGGITCWAKLCPIFTGIGYASVVIVSLLNIYYIVILAWGLYYLFQCFQPELPWSKCNQPWNTEFCIEDTVRKNKTLWLAANMTNFTSPVTEFWERNVLSISTGIEDIGPLKWDLALCLLAVWVVCFFCIWKGVKTTGKVVYITATFPFVMLIVLLVRGVTLPGASEGIKFYLYPNLTRLQDPEVWIDAGTQIFFSYAICLGAMTSLGSYNKYKYNCYRDCLLLGGLNSGTSFVSGFAIFSVLGFMAQEQGVDIADVAESGPGLAFIAYPKAVSMMPLPTLWAVLFFIMLLLLGLDSQFVEVEGQITSIVDLYPAILRKGYRREIFIAVMCFMSYLLGLAMVTKGGMYVFQLFDYYAASGVCLLWVAFFECIAVAWVYGVDNFYDGVEDMIGYRPNAWMKWSWTIITPVLCMGCFVFSLVKYKPLTYNKVYEYPDWAIGLGWLMALSSMMCIPMVMVIKILQSEGSLIERIKAVAAPAKSGVSSRPKEYNLKGSELTQPLDPNRNNGLIKPTHTIVETTM encoded by the exons ATGAAGGAAAT CATggcacaaaaagagaaattccAATGCTTAAAGGATTTTCACAAGGACACGCTGAAACCTTCACCGGGGAAGAGCCCAGGCACACGGCCTGAGGACGAGGCTGAAGGCAAGGCTCCTCAGAGAGAAAAGTGGGCCAGTAAGCTCGACTTTGTCCTGTCCGTAGCCGGCGGCTTTGTTGGATTAGGAAACGTCTGGCGCTTTCCTTACCTTTGTTATAAAAATGGTGGAG GTGCGTTTCTCATCCCTTACTTCATCTTCCTGTTTGGGGGTGGCCTGCCTGTGTTCTTCCTGGAGGTCGCACTGGGCCAGTACACTTCTGAAGGAGGGATCACCTGCTGGGCCAAGCTCTGCCCCATCTTCACTG gTATTGGCTATGCCTCTGTCGTGATCGTATCTCTACTAAACATCTATTACATTGTGATCTTGGCCTGGGGACTCTACTACCTGTTTCAGTGCTTTCAGCCGGAGCTCCCCTGGTCTAAATGCAACCAGCCCTGGAACACCGAATTCTGTATAGAGGACACAGTCCGCAAGAACAAAACCCTATGGCTAGCAGCCAACATGACCAACTTTACCTCCCCTGTCACGGAGTTCTGGGA ACGCAACGTCCTGAGCATCTCCACTGGGATTGAGGACATAGGGCCCCTGAAGTGGGACCTGGCCCTGTGTCTCCTAGCAGTGTGGGTTGTCTGCTTCTTCTGCATCTGGAAGGGAGTTAAGACCACTGGGAAA GTGGTGTACATAACAGCAACTTTCCCATTTGTGATGCTGATTGTGCTGCTGGTGCGTGGAGTGACCCTGCCTGGGGCATCTGAAGGGATCAAATTCTACCTTTACCCTAACCTGACCCGCCTACAAGACCCAGAG GTGTGGATTGACGCGGGGACCCAGATTTTCTTCTCTTACGCCATTTGCCTGGGAGCCATGACATCACTGGGGAGctacaacaaatacaaatacaattgcTACAG GGACTGTTTGCTGCTGGGAGGCCTCAACAGCGGTACCAGTTTTGTGTCTGGCTTCGCAATATTTTCCGTCCTGGGCTTCATGGCACAAGAACAAGGGGTGGACATTGCCGATGTGGCAGAGTCAG GTCCTGGCTTGGCCTTCATCGCCTACCCTAAAGCTGTGTCCATGATGCCGCTGCCAACCCTCTGGGCCGTCCTCTTCTTTATCATGCTGCTGCTTCTGGGCCTTGACAGCCAG TTTGTTGAAGTGGAAGGACAGATCACCTCTATTGTGGATCTATATCCGGCCATCCTCAGGAAGGGTTACCGACGGGAGATCTTTATAGCTGTGATGTGTTTCATGAGCTATCTCTTGGGACTTGCCATGGTAACGAAA ggTGGCATGTATGTGTTTCAACTCTTTGACTACTATGCAGCCAGTGGTGTGTGCCTTTTGTGGGTTGCATTCTTTGAATGCATTGCTGTAGCCTGGGTTTATG GAGTTGATAATTTCTACGATGGCGTTGAGGATATGATTGGCTACAGACCAAACGCGTGGATGAAATGGAGCTGGACCATAATAACTCCTGTCCTCTGCATG GGCTGCTTTGTCTTCTCCTTGGTCAAGTACAAGCCCTTGACCTATAACAAGGTGTATGAGTACCCGGACTGGGCCATCGGTTTGGGCTGGTTAATGGCCCTGTCCTCCATGATGTGTATTCCCATGGTGATGGTCATCAAGATCTTACAGTCTGAGGGATCCCTGATTGAG AGGATCAAAGCAGTGGCAGCCCCAGCGAAGTCAGGCGTGAGCTCTCGCCCAAAAGAGTACAACTTGAAGGGCAGCGAGTTGACACAGCCCCTGGACCCAAACAGGAACAATGGCTTGATCAAGCCCACCCACACCATTGTAGAAACAACTATGTGA
- the LOC116693159 gene encoding sodium- and chloride-dependent taurine transporter isoform X2: protein MAQKEKFQCLKDFHKDTLKPSPGKSPGTRPEDEAEGKAPQREKWASKLDFVLSVAGGFVGLGNVWRFPYLCYKNGGGAFLIPYFIFLFGGGLPVFFLEVALGQYTSEGGITCWAKLCPIFTGIGYASVVIVSLLNIYYIVILAWGLYYLFQCFQPELPWSKCNQPWNTEFCIEDTVRKNKTLWLAANMTNFTSPVTEFWERNVLSISTGIEDIGPLKWDLALCLLAVWVVCFFCIWKGVKTTGKVVYITATFPFVMLIVLLVRGVTLPGASEGIKFYLYPNLTRLQDPEVWIDAGTQIFFSYAICLGAMTSLGSYNKYKYNCYRDCLLLGGLNSGTSFVSGFAIFSVLGFMAQEQGVDIADVAESGPGLAFIAYPKAVSMMPLPTLWAVLFFIMLLLLGLDSQFVEVEGQITSIVDLYPAILRKGYRREIFIAVMCFMSYLLGLAMVTKGGMYVFQLFDYYAASGVCLLWVAFFECIAVAWVYGVDNFYDGVEDMIGYRPNAWMKWSWTIITPVLCMGCFVFSLVKYKPLTYNKVYEYPDWAIGLGWLMALSSMMCIPMVMVIKILQSEGSLIERIKAVAAPAKSGVSSRPKEYNLKGSELTQPLDPNRNNGLIKPTHTIVETTM, encoded by the exons ATggcacaaaaagagaaattccAATGCTTAAAGGATTTTCACAAGGACACGCTGAAACCTTCACCGGGGAAGAGCCCAGGCACACGGCCTGAGGACGAGGCTGAAGGCAAGGCTCCTCAGAGAGAAAAGTGGGCCAGTAAGCTCGACTTTGTCCTGTCCGTAGCCGGCGGCTTTGTTGGATTAGGAAACGTCTGGCGCTTTCCTTACCTTTGTTATAAAAATGGTGGAG GTGCGTTTCTCATCCCTTACTTCATCTTCCTGTTTGGGGGTGGCCTGCCTGTGTTCTTCCTGGAGGTCGCACTGGGCCAGTACACTTCTGAAGGAGGGATCACCTGCTGGGCCAAGCTCTGCCCCATCTTCACTG gTATTGGCTATGCCTCTGTCGTGATCGTATCTCTACTAAACATCTATTACATTGTGATCTTGGCCTGGGGACTCTACTACCTGTTTCAGTGCTTTCAGCCGGAGCTCCCCTGGTCTAAATGCAACCAGCCCTGGAACACCGAATTCTGTATAGAGGACACAGTCCGCAAGAACAAAACCCTATGGCTAGCAGCCAACATGACCAACTTTACCTCCCCTGTCACGGAGTTCTGGGA ACGCAACGTCCTGAGCATCTCCACTGGGATTGAGGACATAGGGCCCCTGAAGTGGGACCTGGCCCTGTGTCTCCTAGCAGTGTGGGTTGTCTGCTTCTTCTGCATCTGGAAGGGAGTTAAGACCACTGGGAAA GTGGTGTACATAACAGCAACTTTCCCATTTGTGATGCTGATTGTGCTGCTGGTGCGTGGAGTGACCCTGCCTGGGGCATCTGAAGGGATCAAATTCTACCTTTACCCTAACCTGACCCGCCTACAAGACCCAGAG GTGTGGATTGACGCGGGGACCCAGATTTTCTTCTCTTACGCCATTTGCCTGGGAGCCATGACATCACTGGGGAGctacaacaaatacaaatacaattgcTACAG GGACTGTTTGCTGCTGGGAGGCCTCAACAGCGGTACCAGTTTTGTGTCTGGCTTCGCAATATTTTCCGTCCTGGGCTTCATGGCACAAGAACAAGGGGTGGACATTGCCGATGTGGCAGAGTCAG GTCCTGGCTTGGCCTTCATCGCCTACCCTAAAGCTGTGTCCATGATGCCGCTGCCAACCCTCTGGGCCGTCCTCTTCTTTATCATGCTGCTGCTTCTGGGCCTTGACAGCCAG TTTGTTGAAGTGGAAGGACAGATCACCTCTATTGTGGATCTATATCCGGCCATCCTCAGGAAGGGTTACCGACGGGAGATCTTTATAGCTGTGATGTGTTTCATGAGCTATCTCTTGGGACTTGCCATGGTAACGAAA ggTGGCATGTATGTGTTTCAACTCTTTGACTACTATGCAGCCAGTGGTGTGTGCCTTTTGTGGGTTGCATTCTTTGAATGCATTGCTGTAGCCTGGGTTTATG GAGTTGATAATTTCTACGATGGCGTTGAGGATATGATTGGCTACAGACCAAACGCGTGGATGAAATGGAGCTGGACCATAATAACTCCTGTCCTCTGCATG GGCTGCTTTGTCTTCTCCTTGGTCAAGTACAAGCCCTTGACCTATAACAAGGTGTATGAGTACCCGGACTGGGCCATCGGTTTGGGCTGGTTAATGGCCCTGTCCTCCATGATGTGTATTCCCATGGTGATGGTCATCAAGATCTTACAGTCTGAGGGATCCCTGATTGAG AGGATCAAAGCAGTGGCAGCCCCAGCGAAGTCAGGCGTGAGCTCTCGCCCAAAAGAGTACAACTTGAAGGGCAGCGAGTTGACACAGCCCCTGGACCCAAACAGGAACAATGGCTTGATCAAGCCCACCCACACCATTGTAGAAACAACTATGTGA